Proteins from a single region of Streptomyces sp. HUAS 15-9:
- a CDS encoding slipin family protein, whose translation MEGTVVAVVLVAVLALLVLRSGMRVVNQVERGVVFRWGKALPSYRHPGITFLIPFADRMRKVNVQVVTMPVPTQEGITKDNVSVKVDAVVYFRVTDPLRAAIEVQDYVFAVGQVAQSSLRSIIGKSDLDDLLTDRERLHEGLALMIDSPAAEWGIHIDRVEIKDVQLPESLKRSMSRQAEAERERRARVITADGEFQAAQQLANASRIMSDTPEAMQLRLLQTVVEVAAEKNSTLVMPFPVELLRYFDRAAQKLDPGLNSPTVPARTPAPAPAPEPEATEQP comes from the coding sequence CTGCTCGTACTGCGCAGTGGGATGCGGGTCGTCAACCAGGTCGAGCGCGGGGTGGTGTTCCGCTGGGGCAAGGCGCTGCCGTCGTACCGTCATCCCGGCATCACCTTCCTGATCCCGTTCGCCGACCGGATGCGGAAGGTGAACGTGCAGGTGGTCACCATGCCGGTGCCCACCCAGGAGGGCATCACCAAGGACAACGTGTCCGTCAAGGTCGACGCCGTCGTCTACTTCCGGGTGACCGACCCGCTGCGGGCCGCCATCGAGGTGCAGGACTACGTCTTCGCCGTCGGCCAGGTCGCCCAGTCCTCGCTGCGGTCCATCATCGGCAAGAGCGACCTCGACGACCTGCTCACCGACCGCGAGCGGCTGCACGAGGGGCTGGCGCTGATGATCGACAGCCCGGCCGCCGAGTGGGGCATCCACATCGACCGCGTCGAGATCAAGGACGTACAGCTGCCGGAGTCCCTGAAGCGGTCCATGTCCCGGCAGGCCGAGGCGGAGCGCGAGCGGCGCGCCCGGGTCATCACCGCGGACGGTGAGTTCCAGGCCGCGCAGCAGCTCGCCAACGCCTCGCGGATCATGTCGGACACCCCGGAGGCCATGCAACTGCGTCTGCTCCAGACGGTGGTGGAGGTCGCCGCCGAGAAGAACTCCACGCTCGTGATGCCGTTCCCGGTGGAGCTGCTGCGCTACTTCGACCGGGCCGCGCAGAAGCTCGACCCGGGCCTCAACTCGCCGACGGTGCCGGCTCGGACTCCGGCTCCCGCTCCGGCTCCGGAACCCGAGGCCACCGAGCAGCCGTAG
- a CDS encoding MFS transporter, whose translation MRSYQVLFRTPEFTPLFVASAAHTVAQTVGGLALGTLVYRATGSPLLSAVSMFGPSLAQVLGAAFLLSGADRLPPRAALTGISLAFAAGTASLALPGLPVGAVFAVVLVLGLVASLGGGVRWGLLTEILPRDGYLLGRSVFNMMSGIMQITGYATGGLLVAVLSPRASLLLSAALYLAAALGLRLGLTARPPRAGGRPSVSATWRANAVLWSARPRRLTYLGLWIPNGLVVGCESLFVSYDPGAAGTLFACAALGMLAGDVTVGRLVPPAVRTRLATPLLLLLAAPYTLFALHPAVPAAAVCAALASVGFGASLVQQERLMALTPDELGGHALGLHSAGMLTLQGVSAALAGSVAQFTSPATAMPVMATASLAVTLALATAARWPRVPEPEREPESEPAPSAS comes from the coding sequence ATGCGCAGCTACCAAGTCCTGTTCCGCACCCCGGAGTTCACCCCGCTCTTCGTCGCCTCCGCCGCCCACACGGTGGCCCAGACGGTCGGCGGTCTGGCCCTCGGCACGCTCGTGTACCGGGCGACCGGGTCGCCGCTGCTGTCCGCGGTGAGCATGTTCGGCCCGTCGCTGGCCCAGGTCCTGGGCGCGGCTTTCCTGCTCTCGGGTGCCGACCGGCTGCCCCCGCGCGCCGCCCTGACCGGGATCTCCCTGGCCTTCGCGGCCGGTACGGCGTCCCTTGCCCTGCCCGGTCTGCCGGTCGGGGCGGTCTTCGCCGTCGTCCTGGTCCTGGGCCTGGTCGCCTCGCTGGGCGGTGGGGTCCGGTGGGGGCTGCTGACCGAGATCCTCCCCAGGGACGGCTATCTGCTGGGGCGCTCGGTGTTCAACATGATGAGCGGGATCATGCAGATCACCGGCTACGCGACCGGCGGCCTGCTGGTCGCCGTCCTCTCCCCGCGCGCCTCGCTGCTGCTGTCGGCGGCGCTGTATCTGGCGGCCGCCCTGGGCCTGCGGCTGGGCCTCACCGCCCGCCCGCCGAGGGCCGGCGGCCGTCCCTCGGTGTCGGCGACGTGGCGCGCCAACGCCGTCCTGTGGTCCGCCCGCCCCCGCCGCCTGACCTACCTGGGCCTGTGGATCCCCAACGGCCTGGTCGTCGGCTGCGAGTCCCTCTTCGTGTCGTACGACCCCGGCGCCGCGGGCACGCTGTTCGCCTGCGCGGCGCTGGGCATGCTGGCCGGGGATGTGACCGTCGGCCGGCTGGTGCCGCCGGCCGTGCGCACCCGGCTGGCGACCCCGCTGCTCCTGCTGCTGGCCGCGCCGTACACCCTCTTCGCGCTGCACCCGGCGGTCCCCGCCGCCGCGGTCTGCGCCGCCCTCGCCTCCGTCGGCTTCGGGGCGAGCCTGGTCCAGCAGGAGCGGCTGATGGCGCTGACTCCGGACGAACTCGGGGGTCACGCCCTGGGGTTGCACTCGGCGGGCATGCTGACCCTGCAGGGCGTGAGTGCCGCGCTGGCGGGTTCGGTGGCCCAGTTCACCTCGCCCGCGACAGCGATGCCGGTGATGGCGACGGCGTCGCTCGCGGTGACGCTCGCGCTGGCTACGGCTGCTCGGTGGCCTCGGGTTCCGGAGCCGGAGCGGGAGCCGGAGTCCGAGCCGGCACCGTCGGCGAGTTGA